The Benincasa hispida cultivar B227 chromosome 9, ASM972705v1, whole genome shotgun sequence genome has a segment encoding these proteins:
- the LOC120085151 gene encoding TSET complex member tstD yields MLLAVLIANSVGNILVERFHGVPAEERLHWRSFLVKLGADNLKGAKNEELYVASHKSVYIVYTVLGDVAVYVVGKDEYDELALAEVIFVITSAIKDACGKSPTERLFLDKYGKICLCLDEIVWTGILENTEKDRIKRLIRLKPPNEF; encoded by the exons ATGTTGTTGGCTGTGCTGATCGCCAACTCCGTCGGCAACATTCTCGTCGAACG gTTTCATGGAGTTCCGGCAGAGGAGCGATTGCATTGGCGATCCTTTTTAGTGAAGCTGGGAGCTGATAATCTCAAAGGTGCGAAAAATGAAGAGCTATATGTTGCGTCACACAA GTCTGTATATATTGTTTACACTGTGCTTGGCGATGTTGCAGTTTATGTTGTTGGGAAGGATGAATATGATGAATTAGCTT TGGCAGAAGTGATCTTTGTAATAACATCAGCGATAAAGGATGCCTGTGGGAAATCTCCAACTGAGCGCTTGTTTCTTGACAAATATGGAAAGATTTGTTTGTGCCTGGATGAAATTGTCTGGACG GGCATCTTGGAGAACACGGAGAAAGACAGGATCAAGAGGCTGATAAGGTTAAAACCTCCCAATGAGTTTTGA
- the LOC120086831 gene encoding SPX domain-containing protein 2-like: MKFWKILCNLIESTLPEWRDEYISYKELKKELKMMYPDDEEDGGRNPKRLKLDGEASMETFLKLLEEELDKFNQFFEGKEEYYVIKWRLLQEKVAKVGDSNEMLMKVGRDIVDFHGEMVLLENYSALNYTGLAKILKKYDKRSGELIRMPFIKKVLRQPFYSTEVLDQLLKECEIMLDLLFFKKDMSCAAAQMVNDDERGCSEAKTTATDSKEKLLNIPDDLAEIEYMESMYMKLTLSALNVLKEIRGGSSTIDVFSWL; encoded by the exons ATGAAGTTTTGGAAGATCCTTTGCAATTTGATTGAATCTACTTTGCCAGAGTGGAGAGATGAATACATTTCTTATAAGGAATTGAAGAAGGAATTGAAAATGATGTACcctgatgatgaagaagatggtggAAGAAACCCTAAGCGCTTAAAGTTAGATGGAGAAGCTTCCATGGAAACCTTTCTCAAATTGCTTGAGGAAGAATTGGATAAGTTCAATCAATTCTTTGAAGGCAAAGAAGAGTATTATGTTATTAAGTGGAGG TTGTTGCAGGAGAAGGTCGCAAAGGTCGGAGATTCGAATGAAATGCTGATGAAAGTAGGGAGAGACATTGTGGATTTCCATGGAGAGATGGTTTTGTTAGAGAATTATAGTGCTTTGAATTACACAG GACTGGCCAAGATTCTAAAGAAGTACGACAAGCGAAGCGGCGAGCTCATCCGCATGCCATTCATCAAGAAGGTGTTACGCCAACCATTCTACTCAACCGAAGTGCTCGACCAGCTATTGAAAGAATGTGAGATTATGCTTgatcttctcttcttcaagaaaGACATGTCCTGTGCTGCTGCTCAAATGGTTAATGACGACGAAAGGGGTTGCTCCGAGGCGAAGACAACTGCGACGGACAGTAAAGAAAAGTTGCTGAACATTCCCGACGATCTCGCGGAGATCGAATACATGGAGAGTATGTACATGAAGTTAACGTTATCGGCCCTGAATGTTCTGAAGGAGATTAGGGGTGGAAGCTCAACAATTGATGTCTTCTCATGGCTTTGA
- the LOC120084842 gene encoding probable carboxylesterase 17, with the protein MALIGEVPGYFEVYSDGSVRRSIPEVVVSTGTQSSKNYNFKDVVIDSKKLVTGRLFRPNVTNSTTKLPILVYFHGGGFCIGSTTWIGYHNFLKDLAIASESIILSVDYRLAPENRLPAAYEDCYNSLEWLSYQESSEPWLQNVDLSRVFLSGDSAGGNIVHNVAIKSIKSNISNLTIKGLLLIHPYFGSEKRTENEKGRGVEGFVEMNDMFWRLSIPTGCDRDYFGCNYETNAQQVSKEEWNHFPNVVVFVAALDFLKERGELYAKFLQKMKVKEVKLIEAANESHVYHVFHPQSEATRLLQEQMSHFMKSYW; encoded by the exons ATGGCATTGATCGGAGAAGTACCCGGTTACTTCGAAGTATACTCCGATGGATCGGTTCGACGCTCAATCCCCGAAGTGGTTGTCTCAACCGGTACTCAATCATCTAAGAATTATAACTTCAAGGATGTCGTTATCGACTCGAAAAAGTTAGTTACTGGGAGGTTGTTTCGTCCCAATGTTACTAATTCTACGACAAAACTTCCTATTTTGGTTTACTTCCATGGTGGTGGTTTTTGCATTGGCTCAACTACTTGGATTGGTTACCATAATTTTCTTAAAGACTTGGCTATTGCATCTGAATCTATTATCTTGTCCGTCGACTATCGACTGGCACCGGAGAATCGACTTCCTGCAGCTTATGAAGATTGCTACAACTCACTTGAATGGCTCAGTTATCAAGAAAGTTCTGAGCCATGGTTGCAGAATGTTGATCTTTCTCGAGTCTTCCTATCTGGGGATAGTGCAG GAGGGAACATTGTCCACAATGTTGCAATCAAATCCATCAAGAGCAACATTTCCAACTTGACCATCAAAGGATTATTGTTAATCCATCCTTATTTCGGGAGCGAGAAGCGAACCGAGAACGAGAAAGGCCGAGGAGTAGAAGGATTCGTCGAAATGAACGACATGTTCTGGAGATTGAGCATACCAACAGGTTGTGACCGTGATTATTTTGGATGTAACTATGAGACTAATGCACAACAAGTAAGTAAAGAAGAATGGAACCATTTTCCTAATGTGGTGGTTTTTGTGGCTGCCTTGGATTTCTTGAAAGAAAGAGGAGAGTTGTATGCAAAATTCTTGCAAAAAATGAAGGTAAAAGAGGTTAAGCTTATAGAAGCCGCTAACGAATcccatgtatatcatgtattcCATCCCCAATCCGAAGCCACTCGTTTACTTCAAGAACAGATGAGTCACTTCATGAAGAGCTATTGGTAA